The genome window CCGGCCGCGATGAAAGCGTCGATAAACGGTTAATGTTTCAATCGTGTAGAACAGCCGTAAAACCTGACTACTCAGCTACTAGCGGTCGGGTGCAACGACTTGTTCGCTTTGTTGTTATTCATCAACGAATGATCCGTCGGACTTCATAATGAAACCATCAATGCTAGAGGTTGAATATACAGGAATAAACCCAAAAAGTGGTTTCTGAGGAACGCTAAAGGCGAAAACATCGAATCTAATATCACCACGCTTTTTATTGAAGTGGTCCCGCAAAACGGAGCCAGTAGTTTATTGATTAATTCGCTGGTCTGATCGGGGCAATTAACCCGAAATAAGACCAATGAAACGAAAGAGAAGACATCTTACCGCAGAGTTCAAAGCCCGAGTTGCCAAGGAAGCTCTCAAGGAAGAAAAAAGCATCCAGGAGATCGCTCAGGAGAACGATATAGCACCTACCCAAGTCAGTGCTTGGAAGAA of Oceaniferula marina contains these proteins:
- a CDS encoding transposase, whose protein sequence is MKRKRRHLTAEFKARVAKEALKEEKSIQEIAQENDIAPTQVSAWKKELEDRMSELFERKNAADKQLRHHEKRSGQLERKIGQLV